The proteins below are encoded in one region of Cetobacterium somerae ATCC BAA-474:
- a CDS encoding ROK family protein has translation MNIIAIDIGGTEIKYGLVSLRGEVIFSSSLLTEASKGVEQLLEKIYKIIEELKNEKTIGIGVSATGQIDGRIGKVVGGTNLIPGWIGTNLVEILEKKYRIPAVLENDVNCAALGEMWMGAAKGKENFLCLTIGTGIGGGIVLKGELLRGESSVAAEFGHIQIVKNGVQCGCGSKGCYQSYASMTALLRLAEEKIGKKLNGKEIFNEVHKNNIKYKEVVDEWADYFTDGLATLIYIFNPSLIVVGGGVSKQGSFLKEIFQKSLEKKVMKNYLEILEIKMAERGNDAGMLGASYLLLEKIK, from the coding sequence ATGAATATAATAGCCATAGACATTGGAGGAACAGAGATAAAATATGGCTTAGTTAGTTTAAGAGGGGAAGTTATATTCTCCTCTTCTTTACTAACTGAGGCTTCAAAAGGTGTAGAGCAATTATTAGAAAAAATTTATAAGATAATTGAAGAACTAAAAAATGAGAAAACTATAGGAATAGGAGTATCTGCTACAGGACAAATAGATGGAAGAATAGGAAAAGTTGTAGGTGGAACAAACTTAATTCCAGGATGGATAGGAACAAATTTAGTAGAAATATTGGAGAAAAAATATAGAATTCCAGCAGTTTTAGAAAATGATGTAAATTGTGCTGCATTAGGTGAAATGTGGATGGGAGCAGCAAAGGGAAAAGAAAACTTTCTATGTCTCACAATAGGAACAGGAATAGGTGGAGGTATAGTTTTAAAAGGTGAGCTTTTAAGAGGAGAAAGTAGTGTTGCAGCAGAATTTGGTCACATACAGATTGTAAAAAATGGAGTCCAATGTGGCTGTGGAAGCAAAGGGTGTTATCAAAGTTATGCATCAATGACAGCACTTTTAAGATTAGCAGAAGAAAAAATTGGGAAAAAATTAAATGGAAAAGAAATCTTTAATGAAGTTCATAAGAATAACATAAAATATAAAGAAGTTGTTGATGAATGGGCTGACTATTTTACTGATGGATTAGCAACTTTAATCTATATATTTAATCCTTCACTTATTGTAGTTGGAGGTGGAGTATCTAAACAAGGTAGTTTTTTAAAAGAAATTTTTCAAAAGAGTTTAGAAAAAAAAGTAATGAAAAATTATTTAGAGATTCTTGAAATAAAAATGGCTGAAAGAGGCAATGATGCAGGAATGTTAGGAGCTTCATATTTACTTTTAGAAAAAATAAAATAA
- a CDS encoding N-acetylneuraminate lyase codes for MKGIYSALLISFDENGNLDEKGTRNIVRYNIDEMKVDGLYVGGSTGENFMISTEMKKRIFEIVKDEAKDDVKLIAQVGSINLYEAVELGKYATELGYDSLSAVTPFYYKFDFEEIKNYYMTIVNETNNNMIIYSIPFLTGVNMNVEQFGELLCHDKIIGIKFTAGDFYLLERVRKAFPHKLIYAGFDEMLLPAVALGVDGAIGSTYNVTGKIAREVFDATKAGDLVTARERQTYLNDIIEAILGNGLYQTIKEILKLKGVDAIGYCRLPMKKLSTKKIEAAKEIGRNFL; via the coding sequence ATGAAAGGTATTTATTCAGCATTACTAATCTCTTTTGACGAAAATGGAAACTTAGATGAAAAAGGAACAAGAAATATTGTAAGATACAATATTGATGAAATGAAAGTGGATGGATTATATGTAGGTGGAAGTACCGGTGAAAACTTTATGATTTCAACAGAAATGAAGAAAAGAATTTTTGAAATTGTAAAAGATGAGGCTAAAGATGATGTAAAATTAATTGCACAAGTAGGATCAATTAATTTATACGAAGCTGTTGAGTTAGGGAAATATGCAACTGAATTAGGATATGATTCATTATCAGCAGTAACACCATTTTATTATAAATTTGATTTTGAAGAGATTAAAAATTACTATATGACAATAGTAAATGAAACTAACAACAATATGATAATCTATTCAATTCCTTTTTTAACTGGAGTTAATATGAATGTTGAGCAATTTGGAGAGTTACTTTGTCACGATAAAATTATTGGAATTAAATTTACAGCAGGAGATTTCTACCTTCTAGAGAGAGTTAGAAAAGCTTTCCCTCATAAATTAATCTATGCAGGATTCGATGAGATGTTATTACCAGCAGTGGCATTAGGTGTAGATGGAGCAATAGGAAGTACATATAATGTGACAGGAAAGATAGCTAGAGAAGTTTTTGATGCAACAAAAGCGGGAGATTTAGTTACTGCAAGAGAAAGACAAACTTATTTAAATGATATAATCGAAGCAATTTTAGGAAATGGACTTTATCAAACAATAAAGGAAATTTTAAAGTTAAAAGGTGTAGATGCAATAGGATATTGTAGATTACCAATGAAAAAATTATCAACAAAAAAAATAGAAGCAGCAAAAGAGATTGGAAGAAACTTTTTATAG
- a CDS encoding acetylxylan esterase, with the protein MPNIDLPLDELKKYRGTNPTPLNMFEFWQESLDDLRETEAGVVITPAEFQTPLCDCYDLTFKGIDNEKIYVKMLLPKNISKPVPALVEFHGYGGNGGDWSKRMVYPASGIAYFAMDCRDQMGKSGDEYFRTGNLVRGLLEGPKKSYYRKVYLDAVRLLDIIFQMKDIDKTRISTLGYSQGGAISLVSAALENKVFKVFAIYPYLSDFKRIWNLDLGDFAYQELRDFFRWYDPQHKNENKFFETLGYIDVKNFVENIKGEVTMVTGLMDRVCPPSTQFAVYNNIKSKKEHIIYPDFGHENINGLEDLIYQWALNLLK; encoded by the coding sequence ATGCCTAATATTGATTTGCCATTAGATGAATTAAAAAAATATAGAGGAACCAATCCAACTCCTTTAAATATGTTTGAATTTTGGCAAGAATCATTAGATGATTTGAGAGAAACTGAAGCAGGGGTAGTAATTACTCCTGCAGAGTTTCAAACACCATTATGTGATTGTTATGACTTAACATTTAAAGGAATTGATAATGAAAAAATTTATGTAAAAATGCTATTGCCTAAAAATATATCAAAGCCAGTACCAGCACTAGTAGAATTTCATGGATATGGAGGTAATGGTGGAGATTGGTCTAAAAGAATGGTATACCCAGCATCAGGAATTGCTTATTTTGCTATGGATTGTAGAGATCAAATGGGAAAAAGTGGCGATGAATACTTTAGAACTGGAAATTTAGTTCGAGGTTTGTTAGAGGGACCTAAAAAAAGTTACTATAGAAAAGTTTATTTAGATGCAGTGAGGTTATTAGATATTATTTTTCAAATGAAAGATATTGATAAAACACGTATATCAACTTTAGGTTATTCCCAAGGTGGAGCAATCTCTTTAGTTTCAGCAGCTTTAGAAAATAAGGTGTTTAAAGTATTTGCAATTTATCCATATTTATCAGATTTTAAGAGAATTTGGAATTTAGATTTAGGAGATTTTGCATATCAGGAATTAAGAGATTTTTTTAGATGGTATGATCCACAACATAAAAATGAAAACAAGTTCTTTGAAACACTAGGATATATAGATGTAAAAAATTTTGTAGAAAATATAAAGGGAGAGGTGACAATGGTAACTGGATTAATGGATAGAGTATGCCCACCATCAACACAATTTGCAGTTTATAATAATATAAAAAGTAAAAAAGAGCATATTATTTATCCAGATTTTGGTCACGAGAACATTAACGGACTAGAGGATCTAATTTATCAGTGGGCCTTAAACTTATTAAAATAA
- a CDS encoding sialic acid TRAP transporter substrate-binding protein SiaP, translating to MKRVLKVAGLTLVFGMVAFGANEKVYKLKMGLVANTSSNEYKAAEYLANNLKEKSNGQIVVELYPGAQLGDDRSMLEQLSAGVLDMGFAEIGRFNIFFPEAQVYSLPYVIQDFDHMKKATFDTEFGKNLQKKINDNLNIEILSQAYNGTRQTTTNRPINAIEDMKGLKLRVPKADANLEYAKNTGASPTPMAFSEVYLALQTNSVDGQENPLSAIRAQKFYEVQKYLAMTNHILNDQLYLISNSSMKKLPKNLQELVKQESELAAQYHTKLFVDEEAGLIDFFKEQGVTVTNPNLDPFRTAMQPFYEVYMKNNGKVGKAGLEEIIAVK from the coding sequence ATGAAAAGAGTGTTAAAAGTAGCTGGATTAACGTTAGTATTTGGGATGGTAGCATTTGGGGCAAACGAAAAGGTTTATAAATTAAAAATGGGATTAGTAGCAAACACAAGTTCAAATGAGTACAAAGCAGCGGAATATTTAGCAAATAATTTAAAAGAAAAATCAAACGGTCAAATTGTAGTAGAATTATATCCAGGAGCTCAACTTGGAGACGATAGATCAATGTTAGAACAATTATCAGCAGGAGTTTTAGATATGGGATTTGCTGAGATTGGAAGATTTAATATATTTTTTCCAGAAGCTCAAGTTTATTCGTTACCATATGTAATTCAAGATTTTGATCATATGAAAAAAGCAACATTTGATACAGAGTTTGGAAAAAATTTACAAAAGAAAATAAATGATAACTTAAACATAGAGATTTTATCTCAAGCTTATAATGGTACGAGACAAACAACAACAAATAGGCCAATAAATGCGATTGAAGATATGAAGGGATTAAAATTAAGAGTTCCTAAAGCTGACGCAAACTTAGAATATGCTAAAAATACAGGAGCATCTCCAACACCAATGGCATTTTCAGAAGTATATTTAGCACTGCAAACAAATTCAGTTGATGGTCAAGAAAATCCATTATCAGCAATTAGAGCTCAAAAGTTCTACGAAGTTCAAAAATATTTAGCAATGACAAATCATATATTAAACGATCAACTATATTTAATTAGTAACTCAAGTATGAAAAAATTACCAAAAAACTTACAAGAATTAGTAAAACAAGAATCAGAGTTAGCAGCACAATATCATACAAAGCTATTTGTGGATGAAGAAGCAGGATTAATCGATTTCTTTAAAGAACAAGGAGTTACAGTTACAAATCCTAATTTAGATCCATTTAGAACTGCAATGCAACCATTTTATGAAGTTTATATGAAGAATAATGGAAAAGTTGGTAAAGCAGGATTAGAAGAGATTATAGCAGTTAAATAG
- a CDS encoding LacI family DNA-binding transcriptional regulator → MVTQAELAKILGITRTTVARALNGSKNIKVETKERILKLANEMGYEKNYLGSSLAIKEKKTIVAIIVRSINEEYSKQLKSGLKDFQEEVKAYGIKIKVLEVDINDSEGQIELLKKSVEKRIHGLIIIPLDRDKIIKILQPIKNDLKIVSIGKQLFEEDTYIDSKYEKSGRIAADVLSNIVKIDKKILVIDAGDDLISSRKYLKGVSEKLKELDRKFQGPIKIKKLLEDKSQILNYLSNDIEGIYINRYAPEVIEYLGEIGKDNYKFVTNGFNEKIRGLIENDKVVATVSEDFYNQGYIAGKKIFEALYKTSLKRSHEYQTKIDILFKESLN, encoded by the coding sequence GTGGTTACTCAAGCAGAGTTAGCTAAAATATTAGGAATAACAAGAACAACAGTAGCAAGAGCTTTAAACGGGAGTAAAAACATAAAGGTAGAAACAAAAGAAAGAATATTAAAGTTGGCAAATGAAATGGGGTATGAAAAAAACTACTTGGGGAGTTCGTTGGCTATAAAAGAAAAAAAAACAATAGTAGCTATTATAGTAAGATCAATTAATGAAGAATATTCTAAGCAATTGAAAAGTGGATTGAAAGATTTTCAAGAAGAAGTAAAAGCATATGGAATAAAAATCAAAGTTCTAGAAGTTGATATAAATGATAGTGAAGGTCAAATTGAACTTTTAAAAAAATCTGTAGAAAAAAGAATTCATGGATTAATAATAATCCCACTAGATAGAGATAAAATAATTAAAATATTACAACCAATAAAAAATGATTTAAAAATTGTATCCATAGGAAAACAGCTTTTTGAAGAAGATACATATATAGATTCAAAGTATGAGAAGTCTGGAAGAATAGCAGCAGATGTTTTATCAAATATAGTTAAAATTGATAAAAAAATATTAGTTATAGATGCAGGAGATGATTTGATATCATCAAGAAAATATTTAAAAGGCGTTTCAGAAAAATTAAAAGAATTAGATAGAAAGTTTCAAGGACCAATAAAAATAAAAAAATTATTGGAAGATAAAAGTCAAATTTTAAATTACCTTTCAAATGATATAGAAGGAATATATATAAATAGATATGCTCCAGAAGTAATCGAATATCTTGGGGAGATAGGGAAAGATAATTATAAGTTTGTAACAAACGGTTTTAATGAGAAAATACGGGGACTAATTGAAAATGATAAAGTTGTAGCAACAGTATCAGAAGATTTCTATAACCAAGGATACATAGCAGGAAAGAAAATTTTTGAAGCATTATATAAAACAAGTTTAAAAAGATCTCATGAATATCAAACTAAAATAGATATACTTTTTAAAGAGAGTTTGAATTAA